The following are encoded in a window of Mycobacterium decipiens genomic DNA:
- a CDS encoding type III polyketide synthase produces the protein MNPSDAGNVTDNMDVITGGDTVCLGVQTPRQTAPDSPAVAGLAVKFPRHRHTQDQTIGALAEFAGPEFRRFALNSGVQARHTALPLSRYSQLHGFTEANDAFVEVALDLGERALLAALDDAKVKPSEVDIVFSTTVTGLAVPTLEARLAARVGLRQDVKRIPLFGLGCVAGAAGVARMHDYLRAFPNEVGALLAVELCSLTIQRDDTSVANLVATSLFGDGAAVVVTKGAARAAAGCTGPHVLATRSRIYPDTEEVMGWRIGSDGFRIVLSVDVATVTEKYLGDDVRRFLADHGLALEDVTTWICHPGGPRVIDAVENVLDLPEHALDHTRNSLRDNGNLSSVSVLDVLRATMADPPPPGSIGLMIAMGPAFCSELVLLRW, from the coding sequence CTGAACCCATCCGACGCCGGTAACGTAACTGACAATATGGACGTGATCACAGGGGGAGATACGGTCTGCCTCGGTGTGCAGACACCGAGGCAGACCGCACCAGATAGTCCGGCCGTGGCCGGCTTGGCCGTGAAATTCCCACGACACCGGCACACCCAGGACCAGACCATCGGGGCGCTCGCAGAATTCGCCGGCCCGGAGTTTCGGCGGTTCGCCCTCAACAGCGGGGTCCAGGCCCGCCACACCGCGCTACCGCTGTCGCGCTACTCGCAGCTGCACGGCTTCACCGAGGCCAACGATGCCTTCGTCGAGGTTGCCCTTGACCTGGGTGAGCGGGCGCTACTGGCGGCACTGGACGACGCCAAAGTCAAACCGTCGGAGGTGGACATCGTCTTCTCCACGACAGTTACTGGCCTGGCCGTGCCGACGCTGGAAGCGCGACTGGCGGCGCGAGTGGGGCTGCGCCAGGACGTCAAACGCATTCCCCTATTCGGACTGGGCTGCGTCGCCGGTGCCGCCGGGGTAGCGCGCATGCATGACTACCTGCGCGCCTTTCCCAACGAGGTAGGGGCGCTGCTGGCGGTCGAACTGTGCTCGTTGACCATCCAGCGCGACGACACTTCGGTGGCCAACCTGGTTGCCACCAGCCTCTTCGGTGACGGCGCCGCGGTCGTCGTCACCAAGGGAGCCGCCCGGGCCGCTGCGGGTTGCACCGGTCCCCATGTGCTGGCAACCCGCAGCAGAATTTATCCCGACACCGAAGAAGTCATGGGCTGGCGGATCGGCAGTGACGGGTTCCGGATCGTCCTGTCCGTCGACGTCGCTACCGTCACCGAGAAGTACCTCGGCGACGACGTCCGCAGGTTTCTCGCCGACCACGGGCTGGCCCTCGAAGATGTGACGACTTGGATCTGTCACCCCGGGGGGCCCCGCGTGATTGACGCGGTCGAAAACGTGTTGGATCTGCCCGAACACGCCCTGGACCACACGCGAAACTCACTGCGCGACAACGGCAACCTGTCGTCAGTATCGGTGCTGGATGTGTTGCGGGCCACCATGGCCGATCCGCCGCCGCCAGGTTCGATCGGGTTGATGATCGCGATGGGGCCGGCGTTTTGTTCGGAACTGGTGCTGCTCAGGTGGTAG
- a CDS encoding isoprenylcysteine carboxyl methyltransferase family protein, with protein sequence MYYLLILAVVFERLAELVVAQRNARWSFAQGGKEFGRPHYAVMVVLHTALLLGCIVEPWALHRPFLPWLGWPMLAVLVGSQGLRWWCVKSLGKRWNTRVIVLPDVALVRRGPYRWMHHPNYVAVVAEGIALPLVHTAWLTALCFTLANAILLTVRIRVENSVLGYA encoded by the coding sequence GTGTACTACCTGCTGATCCTGGCGGTCGTCTTCGAACGCCTGGCGGAGCTGGTGGTGGCCCAACGCAACGCGCGGTGGTCTTTCGCGCAGGGCGGCAAAGAGTTTGGCCGCCCTCACTATGCGGTGATGGTTGTCCTCCACACCGCTCTGCTGCTCGGCTGCATCGTCGAACCGTGGGCCCTGCACCGACCTTTCCTACCTTGGCTGGGCTGGCCGATGCTGGCCGTGCTGGTGGGAAGCCAGGGCCTGCGCTGGTGGTGTGTCAAGTCGCTGGGCAAGCGGTGGAACACTCGGGTGATCGTGTTGCCGGACGTCGCGTTGGTGCGACGGGGCCCCTACCGGTGGATGCACCATCCGAATTATGTTGCAGTGGTGGCCGAAGGGATCGCGTTGCCGCTGGTGCACACAGCGTGGCTGACCGCGCTCTGTTTCACCTTGGCCAACGCGATCTTGCTGACGGTCCGTATTCGGGTAGAGAACTCCGTTTTGGGCTACGCATGA
- a CDS encoding NAD(P)/FAD-dependent oxidoreductase codes for MTNYDTDLLIVGGGPGGLATALHARAHGLSAIVAEPRENPIDKACGEGLMPGGLAELTSLGVDPAGMPFQGIAYVDERRRAEARFRTGPGRGVRRTTLHAALAARAKEQDTEWIRSRVTDIQQDAHGVTAAGIRAKWLVAADGLHSAVRRTVGIKATAGTPRRYGVRWHFRVPVWSEFVEVHWSRWGEAYVTPVEPDLVGVAILSRQRPELAWFPWLAHHLQEASRGHARGCGPLRQVVSRRVAGRVLLVGDAAGYEDALTGEGISLAVKQAGAVVRAIIDDAPTSYEAAWHRITRDYRLLTRGLVLASTPHAARRAVVPLCTHLPAAFRYGVNILAH; via the coding sequence ATGACGAACTACGACACCGACCTGCTAATCGTCGGAGGCGGCCCAGGCGGCCTCGCCACGGCGTTACACGCACGCGCGCATGGACTTTCGGCGATCGTGGCCGAGCCTCGCGAGAATCCCATCGACAAGGCGTGCGGCGAGGGCCTGATGCCCGGCGGCCTGGCCGAGCTCACCTCACTCGGCGTGGACCCGGCCGGTATGCCGTTTCAGGGGATCGCTTACGTGGACGAACGGCGTCGGGCCGAGGCGCGGTTTCGCACCGGGCCGGGCCGGGGCGTGCGACGCACCACACTGCATGCGGCCTTGGCGGCACGAGCCAAAGAGCAAGACACTGAATGGATCCGGTCGCGGGTGACCGACATTCAGCAAGACGCACACGGCGTGACTGCCGCCGGCATTCGCGCGAAATGGTTGGTGGCAGCCGATGGACTGCATTCGGCGGTCCGGCGCACCGTCGGAATCAAAGCGACCGCCGGAACACCACGACGGTACGGCGTGCGCTGGCATTTCCGGGTGCCGGTGTGGTCGGAGTTCGTCGAAGTGCATTGGTCCCGTTGGGGTGAGGCCTACGTGACTCCGGTGGAACCCGACCTGGTCGGCGTCGCGATCCTGTCCCGCCAACGACCCGAACTCGCCTGGTTTCCATGGCTCGCGCACCATCTGCAAGAGGCCAGCCGCGGACATGCCCGCGGCTGCGGTCCCTTGCGGCAGGTGGTCTCCCGGCGCGTCGCAGGCCGGGTATTGCTGGTCGGCGATGCGGCCGGGTACGAGGACGCCTTGACCGGCGAGGGCATCAGCCTTGCCGTCAAACAGGCCGGCGCGGTGGTGCGCGCCATCATCGACGACGCACCGACGTCGTATGAGGCTGCGTGGCACCGGATTACCCGCGATTATCGGCTGCTCACCCGGGGGTTGGTGCTGGCCAGCACACCTCACGCGGCCCGGCGTGCCGTGGTGCCGCTATGCACACACCTGCCTGCGGCATTCCGGTACGGGGTGAACATCCTGGCGCACTGA
- a CDS encoding crotonase/enoyl-CoA hydratase family protein, translating to MVITINRPEARNAVNGAVSIAVGDALEEAQNDADVRAVVITGAGDKSFCAGADLKAIARRENLYHPDHGEWGFAGYVHHFIDKPTIAAVNGTAFGGGTELALASDLVVADERAKFGLPEVKRGLIAAAGGVFRIMNQLPRKVAMELLLTGDPLTASEAWDWGLINYVVEEGSVLDAALTLAARVTVNAPLSVQASKRIAYGVEDGVVVDEEAGWARTQREMGSLMRSEDAKEGPRAFAEKREPVWKAR from the coding sequence ATGGTCATTACGATCAACCGGCCCGAAGCCCGCAACGCAGTCAACGGTGCGGTCAGCATCGCGGTCGGGGACGCGCTCGAAGAAGCGCAAAACGACGCCGACGTGCGGGCCGTGGTGATCACCGGCGCCGGTGACAAGTCGTTTTGCGCCGGTGCCGACCTCAAGGCCATCGCACGCCGGGAGAACCTGTACCACCCGGATCACGGCGAATGGGGCTTCGCCGGCTACGTGCACCATTTCATCGACAAGCCGACCATCGCCGCGGTCAACGGCACGGCATTCGGCGGCGGCACCGAGCTGGCGCTCGCCAGCGATCTGGTGGTGGCCGATGAGCGCGCCAAGTTCGGGTTGCCCGAGGTCAAACGCGGGCTGATCGCCGCCGCCGGCGGCGTCTTCCGGATCATGAACCAGCTGCCGCGCAAGGTGGCGATGGAGCTGCTGCTGACCGGTGACCCGCTCACCGCCTCCGAAGCCTGGGACTGGGGCCTGATCAACTACGTCGTCGAGGAGGGCTCGGTCCTGGATGCCGCCCTTACCCTGGCAGCGCGGGTGACCGTCAACGCGCCGCTGTCGGTGCAGGCCAGCAAGCGAATTGCCTACGGCGTCGAGGACGGCGTCGTCGTCGACGAAGAGGCGGGCTGGGCCCGCACGCAGCGCGAGATGGGTTCCCTGATGAGATCCGAGGACGCCAAGGAGGGACCTCGGGCGTTCGCCGAGAAACGGGAACCGGTCTGGAAGGCACGCTGA
- a CDS encoding thiolase family protein, which produces MVEAVIVEAVRSPIGKRNGGLSGVHPADLSAQVLNGLVDRAGIDPEIVDDVVWGCVMQAGEQALDIARTSLLAAGWPETVPGVTVDRQCGSSQQSVHFAAAGVVAGHYDVVVAGGVESMSRVPMGSSLAGGGRPLPEAFMQRYDRKVPNQGIGAEMIAEQWGFDRTALDEFSLGSHEKAAAAQDSGAFDDQIVGIKDQDGNIVLKDEGIRRGTPMEKMASLKPAFKSDGVIHAGNSSQISDGSAALLFMSAEKAKSLGMKPIAKVHTATLAGANPVIMLTAPIPATQKALKRSGLSIDQIGAYEVNEAFAPVPLAWLGDIGADEDKLNPNGGAIALGHPLGGSGARLMTTLLYHMRDKGIRYGLQTMCEGGGQANATILELL; this is translated from the coding sequence ATGGTTGAAGCCGTCATCGTCGAGGCAGTGCGCTCACCGATCGGCAAGCGCAACGGCGGGCTATCGGGGGTGCATCCCGCCGACCTGTCGGCGCAGGTACTCAATGGACTCGTCGACAGGGCCGGCATCGACCCCGAGATCGTCGACGACGTCGTCTGGGGCTGCGTGATGCAGGCCGGCGAACAGGCCCTCGACATTGCCCGCACCTCGCTGCTGGCGGCCGGCTGGCCCGAGACCGTCCCGGGAGTCACCGTCGACCGTCAGTGTGGGTCGAGCCAGCAGTCGGTGCATTTCGCCGCGGCCGGGGTGGTGGCCGGTCACTACGACGTCGTCGTCGCCGGCGGTGTGGAATCGATGTCGCGAGTGCCCATGGGCTCGTCGCTGGCCGGCGGCGGGAGACCGCTACCGGAGGCCTTTATGCAGCGTTACGACCGCAAGGTGCCCAACCAGGGTATCGGCGCGGAAATGATCGCCGAGCAGTGGGGGTTCGACCGCACAGCACTCGACGAGTTCTCCCTTGGGTCACATGAGAAGGCCGCGGCAGCACAGGATTCCGGCGCTTTTGACGACCAGATCGTGGGCATCAAGGACCAAGACGGCAATATCGTGCTCAAGGACGAAGGCATCCGCCGCGGCACCCCGATGGAAAAGATGGCATCGCTGAAACCGGCGTTCAAATCCGACGGTGTGATCCACGCCGGCAACTCGTCGCAGATCTCCGATGGCTCGGCGGCTCTGCTGTTTATGTCCGCCGAGAAGGCGAAGTCGCTGGGGATGAAACCGATCGCCAAGGTGCACACCGCGACGTTGGCCGGAGCCAATCCGGTGATCATGTTGACCGCGCCCATCCCGGCTACGCAGAAGGCGCTGAAACGCTCCGGGCTGAGCATTGACCAGATCGGTGCGTACGAGGTCAACGAGGCATTCGCGCCGGTCCCGCTGGCCTGGCTGGGTGACATCGGCGCCGACGAGGACAAGCTCAATCCCAACGGCGGCGCGATCGCGCTTGGCCACCCACTCGGCGGCTCGGGGGCACGGTTGATGACCACATTGCTATACCACATGCGGGACAAGGGAATTCGCTATGGCCTACAGACGATGTGCGAAGGCGGCGGCCAGGCCAACGCGACCATCCTGGAGTTGCTGTGA
- a CDS encoding cytochrome P450, with the protein MNDYESVDFFTDAALIPDPYPYFAYLRERCPVLSRPEQGVVAVTGHEEALAVYREPAFSSCVAVAGPFSGLPFVPEGDDIGALIEQHRAQIPMSEHIVTQDPPEHIRTRGLLSRLLTPKRLKENEDFMWRLADRQLDEFVSTGRCEFLDEYARPFSGLVIADLLGVPAADHEEFRAAFSGRVVGGIEDDSLTRAHNPLEYLDEKFTAHITERRREPRADVLTELAWAKYPDGSTPDVIDVVRLATFLFAAGQETTTKLLSFAMRLIAQRPELQGLLREDRTRIPTFVEETLRMESPVKAHFRMARTSTSIGDVQIPAGSTVMLLPGASNRDPRKFEQPNEFRIDRANVREHVAFGRGNHSCPGAPLARAEGRISINRILDRTSDISILEAKHGSPRACRYTYEPTWQMRGLTELHLEFAPV; encoded by the coding sequence TTGAACGATTACGAATCTGTCGACTTCTTCACCGACGCGGCCCTGATCCCCGATCCGTACCCGTACTTCGCCTATCTGCGCGAGCGTTGCCCGGTGCTGTCGCGACCTGAGCAGGGTGTGGTGGCCGTAACGGGCCACGAGGAAGCCCTTGCGGTGTACCGAGAACCGGCGTTCTCCTCGTGTGTGGCGGTCGCCGGCCCGTTCTCGGGTCTGCCGTTCGTGCCCGAGGGCGACGACATCGGCGCGCTGATCGAGCAGCATCGTGCGCAGATCCCCATGAGCGAACACATCGTCACCCAAGATCCCCCGGAGCACATCCGGACGCGGGGGTTGCTGAGCCGCCTGTTGACCCCCAAGCGGCTCAAGGAGAATGAAGACTTCATGTGGCGGCTGGCCGACCGGCAACTTGATGAGTTTGTGTCGACCGGAAGGTGCGAGTTCCTCGACGAGTACGCCAGGCCCTTTTCTGGGTTGGTAATCGCCGATCTGCTCGGAGTTCCCGCAGCAGACCATGAAGAGTTCCGGGCCGCATTCTCGGGCAGGGTAGTGGGCGGGATCGAGGATGATTCGCTGACGCGCGCGCACAATCCGCTGGAGTACCTCGATGAAAAGTTCACTGCTCATATCACCGAACGCAGGCGCGAGCCACGAGCGGACGTGCTGACCGAACTGGCTTGGGCAAAGTATCCCGACGGCTCTACTCCCGACGTCATCGACGTCGTCCGGCTCGCCACGTTCCTGTTCGCGGCCGGACAGGAAACCACCACGAAGTTGCTCAGTTTCGCGATGCGGTTGATCGCGCAACGACCCGAGCTTCAAGGGCTGCTGCGCGAAGACCGCACCCGCATACCCACTTTCGTCGAAGAGACACTCCGCATGGAGAGCCCGGTGAAAGCTCACTTCCGCATGGCGCGCACATCGACGTCTATCGGTGACGTCCAGATTCCAGCCGGCAGCACGGTAATGCTGCTCCCCGGTGCCAGCAACAGGGACCCACGTAAATTCGAGCAACCCAACGAGTTTCGAATCGACCGGGCCAATGTTCGCGAGCACGTCGCGTTCGGCCGGGGCAACCACTCCTGCCCCGGCGCGCCGCTCGCTCGGGCGGAGGGACGAATTTCGATCAACCGCATCCTGGACCGTACGTCAGACATCTCCATCCTCGAGGCCAAGCACGGCTCACCGCGGGCTTGTCGCTACACCTACGAACCGACCTGGCAGATGCGGGGACTAACCGAACTGCACCTCGAGTTCGCCCCGGTGTGA
- a CDS encoding cytochrome P450, whose product MQLFDDLEAFGSFDDVVSGDVRDPYTELARLRREEPVQRIDMSSMPHAESKPVFIVYRHEEVAQLLRDNETFSSAIIIDAFGDVLGRHVMLGMDEPEHGRHRSLVAKAFSQKALARWEGELVRKVGNDLIDQFAVRGRADLVKEFTFAYPTQIIAGLLGLPRADYPQFQRWSISLLSFTINPERGRVASRALQDYLTPIVAARRAAPRHDLISGLAQAEIDGEQLSDEEIFSFLRLLLPAGVETTYRSLGNLLFGLLCNTDQLDAVRADRSLLPQAIEEAVRWEPPLLTITRVATRDTELAGVPIPAGSSVMPMLGAANRQEDRYPDPDRFDIFRSARAHIGFGHGVHVCLGMHLARLEMRVALNLLLDRLPNLRLHPQGDDPHIRGQVFRSPTSLPVLFDASLAAPRLPREAR is encoded by the coding sequence GTGCAACTGTTCGACGACCTCGAGGCTTTCGGGTCCTTCGACGACGTGGTCTCCGGCGACGTCCGCGATCCCTACACCGAACTGGCCCGATTGCGACGCGAGGAACCGGTGCAGCGCATCGACATGTCGAGCATGCCGCACGCCGAGTCCAAACCGGTCTTCATCGTCTATCGACATGAAGAGGTCGCGCAGCTGCTGCGCGACAACGAGACGTTCTCGTCGGCAATCATCATCGACGCGTTCGGTGACGTGCTGGGCCGCCACGTCATGCTCGGGATGGATGAGCCAGAACATGGCCGACACCGGTCCCTGGTCGCAAAGGCGTTCTCGCAGAAGGCGTTGGCGCGTTGGGAAGGCGAGTTGGTGCGGAAGGTGGGAAATGACCTGATCGACCAGTTCGCCGTCCGCGGCCGCGCCGATCTGGTGAAGGAGTTCACCTTTGCTTATCCGACCCAGATCATCGCTGGTCTGCTGGGTTTGCCGCGTGCGGATTATCCGCAGTTCCAGCGCTGGTCGATCTCCCTGCTGAGTTTCACCATCAACCCGGAGCGCGGGCGCGTCGCCTCGCGCGCGTTGCAGGACTATCTCACGCCAATTGTCGCGGCACGGCGCGCGGCCCCCCGCCACGATCTGATCAGCGGCCTCGCCCAGGCTGAGATCGACGGGGAGCAGCTGTCCGACGAGGAGATCTTCTCGTTCCTGCGCCTGCTGCTACCGGCCGGCGTCGAAACGACCTACCGGTCGCTGGGAAACTTGCTGTTCGGATTGCTATGCAACACCGATCAACTCGACGCGGTCCGCGCCGACCGCTCGCTGCTGCCACAGGCGATCGAGGAGGCGGTGCGATGGGAACCGCCGCTGCTGACCATCACCCGGGTGGCCACCCGCGACACGGAGTTGGCGGGCGTGCCCATACCCGCCGGCTCCTCGGTCATGCCGATGCTGGGGGCGGCAAACCGGCAAGAGGACCGTTATCCCGATCCGGATCGCTTCGACATCTTCCGTTCGGCTAGAGCGCATATCGGGTTCGGTCACGGGGTCCATGTCTGCCTCGGAATGCATTTGGCCCGGTTGGAGATGCGGGTGGCGCTCAACCTGCTACTTGACCGGCTGCCGAACCTGCGGCTGCACCCCCAGGGTGACGATCCGCACATCCGGGGCCAGGTTTTCCGGTCGCCAACGTCACTTCCGGTGCTGTTCGATGCTTCTTTGGCTGCGCCGAGGTTGCCACGGGAGGCCCGTTGA
- a CDS encoding aldehyde dehydrogenase family protein, with product MMIGGTLVDGQAGAFTNINPATEEPLGEVADASKADMHRAIDAARRAFDDSDWSTNRALRKRCLAQLQEALEAEREELREELILEAGAPRAITFGPQLDAPLADALRYPAQLIDEYPWETDLGDAIVSITGQLTSRRVWREPVGVVGAIVPWNFPFEVTINKLGQALATGNTVVLKPAPDTPFNATRLGRVIAESTDIPAGVVNVVTASDHLVGEELTLSPKVDLISFTGSTVVGKRIMEKGAATMKRLFLELGGKSATIVLEDADFAMACAIGIAPCMHAGQGCANPTRLLLPRSRYDEGVANLKNIYDNVMPGDPQDPATLCGPVISDKQRKRVLDYIRKGIDEGATCLVGGPDAPTGFDKGFFVRPTLFVDVDNSMTIAQEEIFGPVLTVIGFDDEQDAIRIANDSSYGLAGNVMSGSLEHSLAVARRLRAGFIGVQGGAPYGADTPFGGYKDSGVGRQNGVAGFDQYTQIKSVGYPAG from the coding sequence ATGATGATCGGCGGCACACTGGTCGACGGCCAAGCCGGCGCGTTCACCAACATCAACCCGGCCACCGAGGAGCCGCTCGGAGAAGTCGCCGACGCATCGAAGGCGGACATGCACCGGGCTATTGACGCGGCCCGACGAGCGTTCGACGACAGCGACTGGTCAACCAACCGCGCGTTGCGCAAGCGCTGCCTGGCGCAGTTGCAGGAAGCGCTGGAGGCCGAGCGGGAAGAGCTGCGCGAGGAGCTCATCCTCGAAGCCGGCGCCCCGCGGGCCATCACCTTCGGACCCCAGCTGGACGCCCCACTGGCCGACGCGCTGCGTTATCCCGCCCAGCTGATCGACGAATACCCGTGGGAAACCGACTTGGGTGATGCGATAGTCAGCATCACCGGCCAGCTGACCAGCCGCAGGGTCTGGCGCGAACCGGTGGGGGTGGTCGGTGCGATCGTGCCATGGAACTTCCCGTTCGAGGTCACCATCAACAAGCTCGGCCAAGCGCTGGCGACCGGCAACACCGTGGTGCTCAAGCCGGCACCGGACACCCCGTTCAATGCAACCCGCCTCGGCCGGGTGATCGCCGAATCAACAGATATCCCTGCCGGTGTCGTCAACGTCGTCACCGCCTCGGATCACCTGGTCGGCGAGGAGCTAACCCTTTCTCCCAAGGTCGACCTGATCTCGTTTACCGGATCCACCGTCGTCGGGAAACGAATCATGGAAAAGGGCGCCGCGACAATGAAGCGGCTGTTCCTGGAACTTGGCGGCAAGTCGGCCACCATCGTCTTGGAAGATGCCGACTTTGCGATGGCCTGCGCGATCGGCATCGCGCCGTGCATGCACGCCGGCCAGGGTTGCGCCAACCCAACGCGGTTGCTGCTGCCACGATCTCGCTACGACGAAGGTGTGGCGAACCTGAAGAACATCTATGACAACGTAATGCCGGGAGACCCGCAGGACCCGGCGACCCTGTGCGGTCCGGTGATCTCGGACAAGCAGCGCAAGCGGGTACTGGACTACATCCGCAAAGGCATCGACGAGGGTGCCACCTGCCTGGTCGGCGGCCCGGATGCACCTACCGGCTTCGACAAGGGATTCTTCGTTAGGCCAACGCTTTTCGTTGATGTCGATAACTCCATGACGATCGCCCAGGAAGAGATCTTTGGACCGGTGCTGACGGTCATCGGCTTCGACGACGAACAGGACGCGATCCGGATAGCCAACGACAGCTCATACGGATTGGCCGGGAACGTGATGTCGGGGTCGCTGGAGCACTCCCTGGCCGTGGCACGCCGGCTGCGGGCCGGCTTTATCGGCGTGCAGGGTGGGGCTCCCTACGGCGCCGACACACCGTTCGGGGGCTACAAAGACAGCGGGGTGGGCCGGCAGAACGGTGTCGCCGGGTTCGACCAATACACACAGATCAAATCGGTGGGTTACCCGGCTGGGTGA
- a CDS encoding SDR family NAD(P)-dependent oxidoreductase: MSQPHSIVITGASRGLGLASATHMYRLGWHVVAAMRAPESGLAALRSKTGAAVDDPRLIAIPLDLTDTASIAAAAKAIVAAVGAPHVLVHNAGISAAGMLEETPIDLWELMFATHIFGPVSLTKALLPSMRTAGRGRIVVISSQGGVRGMPEIAAYSAAKGALERWAESLAGEVAPFGLGVTVLVAGTFDTDIITDAGTADHRDLRGPYAALHATVDRRGRFAMRFARPPAHFARALAKAADERAPFARHAVGLDARMLVVANRLLSSKALHRVTRLAMGTPPPGALRNASATESDTHG; this comes from the coding sequence ATGAGCCAGCCACACAGCATCGTCATCACCGGCGCATCCCGCGGGCTAGGTCTCGCTTCCGCAACGCATATGTATCGGCTGGGCTGGCACGTGGTGGCGGCCATGCGCGCACCCGAGTCCGGCCTTGCGGCGCTGCGGTCGAAGACCGGTGCCGCCGTGGATGATCCGCGATTGATCGCCATCCCGCTAGACCTTACGGACACCGCCTCGATCGCGGCTGCCGCCAAGGCGATCGTGGCGGCGGTCGGGGCCCCGCACGTGCTGGTGCACAATGCCGGGATTTCGGCGGCCGGGATGCTGGAGGAGACACCAATCGACTTGTGGGAGCTGATGTTTGCCACCCACATCTTTGGGCCGGTGTCGTTGACCAAAGCGCTGTTGCCGTCGATGCGGACCGCGGGGCGGGGACGAATCGTCGTGATCTCGAGTCAGGGCGGCGTGCGGGGCATGCCGGAGATCGCGGCCTACTCGGCCGCCAAGGGTGCGCTTGAACGTTGGGCGGAGTCATTGGCCGGCGAGGTGGCGCCGTTCGGGCTCGGTGTCACGGTTTTGGTGGCCGGGACCTTCGACACCGACATCATCACCGACGCGGGGACCGCGGACCACCGTGACTTGCGTGGGCCGTACGCCGCGCTGCACGCCACGGTCGACCGGCGGGGCCGCTTTGCGATGCGATTTGCGCGCCCCCCGGCGCATTTCGCCCGCGCGCTCGCTAAGGCGGCCGACGAGCGCGCACCGTTTGCCCGACATGCCGTCGGACTCGATGCCCGGATGCTGGTGGTTGCTAACCGGTTGCTTTCCAGTAAGGCTCTCCATAGGGTGACCCGTCTGGCGATGGGAACCCCACCCCCCGGCGCTCTGCGGAACGCCTCGGCTACAGAGAGCGACACACATGGCTGA